Proteins encoded within one genomic window of Ursus arctos isolate Adak ecotype North America unplaced genomic scaffold, UrsArc2.0 scaffold_9, whole genome shotgun sequence:
- the LOC113263161 gene encoding glycine cleavage system H protein, mitochondrial-like, whose product MALPVVWSALAGPCLPWPWGLTGSALLSEGKFTDKHEWITTKNGIGTVGISNFAQEALEDVVYCSLPEVGTKLNKQDEFGALESEKATSELYSLSGEVTEINESLAENPGLVNKSCYEDGWLSKIALSNPAELDELMSEEACEKYIKSIEE is encoded by the coding sequence ATGGCGCTGCCAGTGGTGTGGAGCGCGTTGGCTGGGCCCTGCCTGCCTTGGCCCTGGGGGCTCAccggctctgctctgctctccgaGGGTAAATTCACAGACAAACATGAATGGATAACAACCAAAAATGGTATTGGAACAGTGGGAATCAGCAATTTTGCACAGGAAGCTTTGGAAGATGTTGTTTACTGTAGTCTGCCTGAAGTTGGGACAAAACTGAACAAACAAGATGAGTTTGGTGCTTTGGAAAGTGAGAAAGCTACTAGTGAACTCTATTCTCTATCAGGAGAAGTCACTGAAATTAATGAATCTCTTGCAGAAAATCCAGGACTTGTCAACAAATCTTGTTATGAAGATGGTTGGCTGAGCAAGATAGCACTCAGTAATCCTGCAGAACTGGATGAATTAATGAGTGAAGAAGCATgtgagaaatacataaaatctattgAGGAGTGA